One genomic region from Streptomyces venezuelae encodes:
- a CDS encoding DsbA family protein: MSKSKPIVIVSGVAAAAVLLGVVSYTATAPSSGGGAGGSSAVAEVSADPSAGVYPELEAYARRDASDKLALGRADAPVVLIEYADFKCGYCGKFARDTEPVLVKKYVDKGVLRIEWRNFPIFGEESEAVARASWAAGQQGRFWEFHRAAYAEGAKEKGFGKDRLAALAKEAGVPDAARFAKDADGTAARAAVKKDQEQGYSLGATSTPSFLINGRPIAGAQPLETFTEAIEAAAKSAAAKDKR, encoded by the coding sequence ATGTCCAAGTCCAAGCCGATCGTGATCGTCTCCGGGGTGGCGGCCGCCGCCGTACTGCTCGGCGTCGTCTCGTACACCGCCACCGCGCCGTCCTCCGGCGGCGGCGCGGGCGGCTCGTCCGCCGTCGCCGAGGTCTCCGCCGACCCGTCCGCCGGCGTCTACCCCGAGCTGGAGGCGTACGCCCGCCGCGACGCCTCCGACAAGCTCGCCCTGGGCCGGGCCGACGCGCCCGTCGTCCTCATCGAGTACGCCGATTTCAAGTGCGGCTACTGCGGGAAGTTCGCCCGGGACACGGAGCCGGTCCTCGTGAAGAAGTACGTGGACAAGGGCGTCCTGCGCATCGAGTGGCGGAACTTCCCGATCTTCGGCGAGGAGTCGGAGGCCGTCGCCCGCGCCTCCTGGGCGGCCGGGCAGCAGGGCCGGTTCTGGGAGTTCCACCGGGCCGCGTACGCCGAGGGGGCCAAGGAGAAGGGCTTCGGGAAGGACCGGCTCGCGGCCCTCGCGAAGGAGGCCGGCGTCCCCGACGCGGCCCGGTTCGCGAAGGACGCCGACGGGACGGCGGCCCGTGCGGCGGTCAAGAAGGACCAGGAGCAGGGGTACTCGCTCGGCGCCACCTCCACCCCGTCCTTCCTGATCAACGGCCGACCGATCGCGGGCGCGCAGCCCCTGGAGACCTTCACCGAGGCCATCGAGGCGGCGGCGAAGAGCGCCGCCGCGAAGGACAAGCGGTGA
- the hrpA gene encoding ATP-dependent RNA helicase HrpA, with protein sequence MSTSFAALQSVLAEVSLRDSHRLGRRLEGARRIRKPEAREAVLDEIAAEAAKAKERVDGRAARVPAITYPEQLPVSQKKDEILEAIRDHQVVIVAGETGSGKTTQIPKICMELGRGVRGMIGHTQPRRIAARTVAERVAEELRTPLGEAVGWKVRFTDQVNPDATFVKLMTDGILLAEIQTDRELRAYDTIIIDEAHERSLNIDFLLGYLAQLLPKRPDLKVVITSATIDPERFSRHFGDAPIVEVSGRTYPVEVRYRPLLEEDSEESDRDQITAICDAVDELQKEGPGDVLVFLSGEREIRDTADALLKKKLFNTEILPLYARLSHAEQHRVFQAHSGRRIVLATNVAETSLTVPGIKYVIDPGTARISRYSHRTKVQRLPIEAVSQASANQRKGRCGRTSDGICIRLYSEDDFLTRPEFTDAEILRTNLASVILQMTAAGLGDIEKFPFIDPPDHRNIRDGVQLLQELGAIDPNEKDPKKRLTQQGRKLSQLPVDPRLARMVLEADKNGCVREVMVIAAALSIQDPRERPSEKQAQADQQHARFKDETSDFLAFLNLWRYVREQQKERGSSSFRRMCKQEYLNFLRIREWQDIYAQLRTVAKQMGIHLNEEDAPEQSVHVSLLSGLLSHVGLKDVKESKDGAKDGSRREGGRGEYLGARNAKFAIFPGSALFKKPPRFVMSAELVETSRLWARVNARIEPEWIEPLAQHLVKKTYSEPHWEKDQAAVMAFEKVTLYGVPIVADRKVNYGRIDPEVSRDLFIRNALVEGDWRTHHKFFADNRKLLTEVEELEHRARRRDILVDDETLFDFYDKRVPEHVVSGAHFDSWWKHKRHEEPEFLDFEREMLINEKAGAVTKDDYPDSWRQGPLKFRVTYQFEPGADADGVTVHVPLQVLNQVTDEGFEWQIPGLRAEVVTELIRSLPKPIRRHYVPAPNFATRFLDAVVPVQEPLAGALARELQRMVGVPVTAEDFDWAKVPEHLKVTFRIVDERRRKLAEDKDLETLRLQLRPKARKALSQAAAAATGGRDGSGPSLERTGLKDWTIGALTKVFETKRGGQPVKAYPALVDEGESVAVRLFDTEAEQAQAMWRGTRKLIMLNIPVNPAKFASDKLTNQQKLALSSNPHGSIQALFDDCATAAADKLIADHGGPAWDEESFRKLYDKVRADLVDTTVRTVGQVQQILAAWQACQRRLKSTNSLALINNLTDVREQLAWLVPAGFVTRTGLKRLPDLMRYLVAVDRRLQQMATGVQRDTTRMEKVHEMLDEYAWLLEQLPKGRPVPTEVTDIRWMIEELRVSYFAHALGTAYPVSDKRIVKAIDAAAP encoded by the coding sequence ATGTCTACTTCCTTCGCCGCCCTCCAGTCCGTCCTGGCCGAGGTCTCGCTGCGGGACTCCCACCGGCTCGGCCGTCGTCTCGAAGGCGCCCGCCGCATCCGTAAGCCCGAGGCCCGTGAGGCCGTCCTGGACGAGATCGCCGCCGAGGCGGCCAAGGCCAAGGAGCGCGTCGACGGGCGCGCCGCCCGCGTGCCCGCGATCACGTACCCCGAGCAGCTGCCCGTCTCGCAGAAGAAGGACGAGATCCTGGAGGCGATACGCGACCACCAGGTCGTGATCGTCGCCGGTGAGACGGGGTCGGGCAAGACGACCCAGATCCCGAAGATCTGCATGGAGCTCGGCCGGGGCGTCCGGGGCATGATCGGGCACACGCAGCCCCGCCGGATCGCCGCCCGCACGGTCGCCGAGCGCGTGGCCGAGGAGCTGCGGACCCCGCTGGGCGAGGCCGTCGGCTGGAAGGTCCGCTTCACCGACCAGGTGAACCCGGACGCGACCTTCGTGAAGCTGATGACGGACGGCATCCTGCTCGCCGAGATCCAGACGGACCGCGAGCTGCGCGCCTACGACACGATCATCATCGACGAGGCCCACGAGCGGTCCCTCAACATCGACTTCCTGCTCGGCTATCTGGCCCAGCTGCTGCCGAAGCGCCCCGACCTCAAGGTCGTGATCACCTCCGCGACGATCGACCCGGAGCGCTTCTCCCGCCACTTCGGCGACGCCCCGATCGTCGAGGTCAGCGGCCGTACGTATCCGGTCGAGGTCCGCTACCGGCCGCTCCTGGAGGAGGACTCCGAGGAGTCCGACCGGGACCAGATCACCGCGATCTGCGACGCCGTCGACGAGCTGCAGAAGGAAGGACCGGGCGACGTCCTGGTCTTCCTCTCCGGCGAGCGCGAGATCCGCGACACGGCGGACGCGCTGCTCAAGAAGAAGCTCTTCAACACCGAGATCCTCCCGCTCTACGCCCGCCTGTCGCACGCCGAGCAGCACCGCGTCTTCCAGGCCCACTCCGGCCGCCGGATCGTGCTCGCGACGAACGTCGCCGAGACCTCCCTGACCGTCCCCGGCATCAAGTACGTGATCGATCCGGGCACCGCCCGCATCTCCCGCTACTCGCACCGCACCAAGGTCCAGCGCCTGCCGATCGAGGCGGTCAGCCAGGCCAGCGCCAACCAGCGCAAGGGCCGCTGCGGCCGTACGTCCGACGGCATCTGCATCCGGCTGTACTCGGAGGACGACTTCCTGACCCGTCCGGAGTTCACGGACGCCGAGATCCTCCGTACGAACCTGGCCTCCGTCATCCTCCAGATGACCGCCGCCGGCCTCGGCGACATCGAGAAGTTCCCCTTCATCGACCCGCCGGACCACCGCAACATCCGGGACGGCGTGCAGCTCCTCCAGGAGCTCGGGGCGATCGACCCGAACGAGAAGGACCCGAAGAAGCGGCTCACGCAGCAGGGCCGGAAGCTGTCGCAGCTGCCCGTGGACCCCCGGCTCGCCCGGATGGTGCTGGAGGCCGACAAGAACGGCTGCGTCCGCGAGGTCATGGTGATCGCGGCGGCGCTCTCCATCCAGGACCCGCGCGAGCGGCCGTCCGAGAAGCAGGCGCAGGCCGACCAGCAGCACGCCCGCTTCAAGGACGAGACGAGCGACTTCCTCGCCTTCCTCAACCTCTGGCGGTACGTCCGCGAGCAGCAGAAGGAGCGCGGTTCCAGCTCCTTCCGCCGGATGTGCAAGCAGGAGTACCTGAACTTCCTGCGCATCCGCGAGTGGCAGGACATCTACGCGCAGCTGCGGACGGTCGCCAAGCAGATGGGCATCCATCTGAACGAGGAGGACGCGCCGGAGCAGTCCGTGCACGTCTCGCTCCTCTCCGGCCTGCTCTCCCACGTCGGTCTGAAGGACGTGAAGGAGTCCAAGGACGGGGCGAAGGACGGCTCCCGCCGCGAGGGCGGCCGGGGCGAGTACCTGGGCGCGCGGAACGCCAAGTTCGCGATCTTCCCCGGTTCCGCGCTCTTCAAGAAGCCCCCGCGGTTCGTCATGTCGGCCGAGCTGGTCGAGACCTCGCGGCTCTGGGCCCGGGTCAACGCCCGGATCGAGCCCGAGTGGATCGAGCCGCTCGCCCAGCACCTGGTGAAGAAGACGTACAGCGAGCCGCACTGGGAGAAGGACCAGGCGGCCGTGATGGCCTTCGAGAAGGTGACGCTGTACGGCGTGCCGATCGTCGCCGACCGCAAGGTGAACTACGGCCGGATCGACCCGGAGGTCTCCCGCGACCTGTTCATCCGGAACGCCCTGGTCGAGGGCGATTGGCGTACCCACCACAAGTTCTTCGCCGACAACCGCAAGCTGCTCACCGAGGTCGAGGAGCTGGAGCACCGGGCCCGCCGCCGGGACATCCTCGTCGACGACGAGACGCTCTTCGACTTCTACGACAAGCGCGTCCCCGAACACGTCGTGTCCGGAGCCCACTTCGACTCCTGGTGGAAGCACAAGCGTCACGAGGAGCCGGAGTTCCTCGACTTCGAGCGCGAGATGCTCATCAACGAGAAGGCGGGGGCGGTCACCAAGGACGACTACCCGGACTCGTGGCGGCAGGGCCCGCTGAAGTTCCGGGTGACGTACCAGTTCGAGCCGGGCGCGGACGCGGACGGCGTGACCGTCCACGTACCGCTCCAGGTGCTCAACCAGGTGACGGACGAGGGCTTCGAGTGGCAGATCCCCGGGCTGCGCGCGGAGGTCGTCACGGAGCTGATCCGCTCCCTGCCGAAGCCGATCCGCCGCCACTACGTGCCTGCGCCGAACTTCGCGACCCGCTTCCTCGACGCCGTCGTGCCCGTGCAGGAGCCGCTGGCGGGCGCGCTCGCCCGTGAGCTCCAGCGGATGGTCGGCGTCCCGGTCACGGCCGAGGACTTCGACTGGGCGAAGGTCCCCGAGCACCTCAAGGTGACCTTCCGGATCGTCGACGAGCGGCGCCGCAAGCTGGCCGAGGACAAGGACCTGGAGACGCTGCGGCTCCAGTTGCGCCCCAAGGCCCGCAAGGCCCTCTCGCAGGCCGCCGCGGCGGCCACGGGCGGCCGGGACGGCTCCGGGCCCTCCCTGGAGCGCACGGGCCTCAAGGACTGGACGATCGGGGCCCTCACGAAGGTCTTCGAGACCAAGCGGGGAGGCCAGCCGGTCAAGGCGTACCCGGCGCTCGTGGACGAGGGCGAGAGCGTGGCCGTGCGGCTCTTCGACACGGAGGCCGAGCAGGCGCAGGCGATGTGGCGGGGCACCCGGAAGCTGATCATGCTGAACATCCCGGTGAACCCGGCGAAGTTCGCCTCGGACAAGCTGACCAACCAGCAGAAGCTGGCCCTGTCGTCGAACCCGCACGGCTCGATACAGGCCCTCTTCGACGACTGCGCCACCGCCGCGGCCGACAAGCTGATCGCCGACCACGGCGGCCCGGCCTGGGACGAGGAGTCCTTCCGGAAGCTGTACGACAAGGTCCGCGCGGACCTCGTGGACACGACGGTCCGGACAGTGGGTCAGGTCCAGCAGATCCTGGCGGCCTGGCAGGCCTGCCAGCGCCGGCTGAAGTCCACGAACAGCCTGGCCCTGATCAACAACCTCACGGACGTGCGCGAGCAGCTGGCCTGGCTGGTGCCGGCGGGCTTCGTCACCCGTACGGGGCTGAAGCGGCTGCCGGACCTGATGCGCTATCTGGTGGCGGTGGACCGGCGGCTCCAGCAGATGGCGACCGGCGTCCAGCGGGACACCACCCGTATGGAGAAGGTCCACGAGATGCTCGACGAGTACGCGTGGCTGCTCGAACAGCTCCCGAAGGGCCGCCCGGTGCCGACCGAGGTGACCGACATCCGCTGGATGATCGAGGAGCTGCGGGTGAGCTACTTCGCGCACGCGCTGGGCACGGCGTACCCCGTCTCGGACAAGCGGATCGTGAAGGCGATCGACGCGGCCGCCCCGTAG
- a CDS encoding DUF6274 family protein, which translates to MAAASAARHDTHALLRAHLAAASRYGHVTRHCVVCHRLLRLVMELPDAEEPVGPEEDESPTDP; encoded by the coding sequence ATGGCTGCGGCGTCAGCGGCACGGCACGACACGCACGCGCTGCTGCGTGCCCATCTGGCGGCCGCTTCCCGGTACGGACACGTCACACGCCACTGCGTGGTCTGCCATCGCCTCCTGCGGCTCGTCATGGAGCTTCCCGATGCCGAGGAGCCCGTGGGACCCGAGGAGGACGAAAGTCCCACCGACCCATGA
- the bldC gene encoding developmental transcriptional regulator BldC: MTARTPDAEPLLTPAEVATMFRVDPKTVTRWAKAGKLTSIRTLGGHRRYREAEVRALLAGIPQQRSEA, encoded by the coding sequence ATGACCGCTCGCACCCCTGATGCCGAGCCGCTGCTGACCCCCGCCGAGGTTGCCACGATGTTCCGTGTGGACCCGAAGACGGTTACCCGTTGGGCGAAGGCGGGCAAGCTCACGTCCATCCGCACCCTGGGTGGGCACCGCCGTTACCGCGAGGCCGAGGTTCGCGCACTGCTCGCGGGTATTCCGCAGCAGCGCAGCGAGGCCTGA
- a CDS encoding Leu/Phe/Val dehydrogenase, with the protein MTDVTGVPVVPADVLHTLFHSEQGGHEQVVLCQDRATGLKAVIAIHSTALGPALGGTRFYPYATEAEAIADALNLSRGMSYKNAMAGLDHGGGKAVIIGDPEKIKTDELLLAYGRMVASLGGRYVTACDVGTYVADMDVVARENRWTTGRSPENGGAGDSSVLTAFGVFQGMRASAQTLWGDPTLRGRKVGVAGVGKVGHYLVEHLLEDGAEVVITDVREESVRRITDKHPQVTVVADTDALIRVEGLDVYAPCALGGALNDETVPVLTAKIVCGAANNQLAHPGVEKDLSDRGILYAPDYVVNAGGVIQVADELHGFDFDRCKAKATKIFDTTLAIFARAKADGIPPAAAADRIAEQRMAEARRG; encoded by the coding sequence GTGACCGATGTGACCGGCGTTCCTGTCGTTCCCGCAGACGTGCTGCACACCCTGTTCCACTCGGAGCAGGGTGGCCACGAGCAAGTCGTGCTCTGCCAGGACCGCGCCACCGGCCTCAAGGCCGTCATCGCCATCCACTCCACCGCCCTGGGCCCGGCCCTCGGCGGAACCCGCTTCTACCCGTACGCCACCGAGGCCGAGGCGATCGCCGACGCGCTCAACCTCTCGCGCGGCATGTCGTACAAGAACGCCATGGCCGGCCTCGACCACGGCGGCGGCAAGGCCGTCATCATCGGGGACCCGGAGAAGATCAAGACGGACGAGCTGCTGCTCGCCTACGGGCGCATGGTGGCGTCCCTCGGCGGCCGCTACGTCACGGCCTGCGACGTCGGCACCTACGTCGCCGACATGGACGTCGTCGCCCGCGAGAACCGGTGGACCACCGGCCGCTCCCCCGAGAACGGCGGCGCCGGCGACTCCTCGGTCCTCACCGCCTTCGGCGTCTTCCAGGGCATGCGCGCCTCCGCGCAGACCCTGTGGGGCGACCCGACCCTGCGCGGCCGCAAGGTCGGCGTCGCGGGCGTCGGCAAGGTCGGCCACTACCTCGTCGAGCACCTCCTGGAGGACGGCGCCGAGGTCGTCATCACCGACGTGCGCGAGGAGTCGGTCCGCCGGATCACCGACAAGCACCCGCAGGTCACCGTCGTCGCCGACACCGACGCGCTGATCCGCGTCGAGGGCCTGGACGTCTACGCGCCGTGCGCGCTCGGCGGCGCCCTGAACGACGAGACCGTGCCCGTCCTCACCGCGAAGATCGTCTGCGGCGCGGCCAACAACCAGCTCGCGCACCCCGGTGTCGAGAAGGACCTGTCGGACCGCGGGATCCTCTACGCGCCCGACTACGTGGTCAACGCCGGTGGCGTGATCCAGGTCGCCGACGAGCTGCACGGCTTCGACTTCGACCGCTGCAAGGCGAAGGCCACGAAGATCTTCGACACCACGCTGGCCATATTCGCACGTGCGAAGGCGGACGGGATTCCGCCGGCCGCCGCCGCCGACCGGATCGCCGAGCAGCGCATGGCGGAGGCCCGCCGGGGCTGA
- a CDS encoding DUF3073 domain-containing protein produces the protein MGRGRAKAKQTKVARQLKYSSGGTDLSRLANELGASTSNQPPNGEPFEDDDEEDDPYAQYADLYNDDEDEDDESGPSSPRRA, from the coding sequence ATGGGGCGCGGCCGGGCAAAGGCCAAGCAGACCAAGGTCGCCCGCCAGCTGAAGTACAGCAGCGGCGGGACTGACCTGTCGCGTCTGGCCAATGAGCTGGGCGCTTCGACTTCGAACCAGCCGCCGAATGGCGAGCCGTTCGAGGACGACGACGAGGAAGACGACCCGTACGCGCAGTACGCGGATCTCTACAACGACGACGAGGACGAGGACGACGAGTCCGGTCCGTCGTCCCCGCGTCGCGCTTGA
- the purM gene encoding phosphoribosylformylglycinamidine cyclo-ligase → MSESTSAGSGASYASAGVDIEAGDRAVELMKEWVKKTQRPEVLGGLGGFAGLFDASALKRYERPLLASATDGVGTKVDIARQMGVYDTIGHDLVAMVMDDIVVCGAEPLFMTDYICVGKVHPERVAAIVKGIAEGCVLAGCALVGGETAEHPGLLGPDDFDVAGAGTGVVEYDRLLGADRIRTGDAVIAMASSGLHSNGYSLVRHVVFDRAGMTLDQQVEELGRTLGEELLEPTKIYSLDCLALTRTTDVHAYSHITGGGLAANLARVIPDGLHATVDRSTWTPGAIFDLVGKAGQVERLELEKTLNMGVGMMAVVPADSVDVALTTLADRGVEAWVAGEITERGAHTTGAELVGDYAK, encoded by the coding sequence ATGTCTGAGTCCACCAGTGCCGGAAGCGGCGCCAGCTACGCGAGCGCGGGCGTCGACATCGAGGCGGGCGACCGCGCCGTCGAGCTCATGAAGGAGTGGGTGAAGAAGACCCAGCGCCCCGAGGTCCTCGGCGGCCTCGGCGGTTTCGCCGGTCTCTTCGACGCCTCCGCCCTCAAGCGCTACGAGCGTCCGCTGCTCGCCTCGGCGACCGACGGCGTCGGCACGAAGGTCGACATCGCCCGCCAGATGGGCGTGTACGACACGATCGGCCACGACCTGGTCGCGATGGTCATGGACGACATCGTCGTCTGCGGCGCCGAGCCGCTCTTCATGACCGACTACATCTGCGTCGGCAAGGTCCACCCCGAGCGGGTCGCCGCCATCGTCAAGGGCATCGCCGAGGGCTGCGTCCTCGCCGGCTGCGCCCTCGTCGGCGGCGAGACGGCGGAGCACCCGGGCCTCCTCGGCCCGGACGACTTCGACGTCGCCGGCGCCGGCACGGGTGTCGTGGAGTACGACCGGCTGCTCGGCGCCGATCGCATCCGTACGGGGGACGCGGTCATCGCCATGGCCTCCTCGGGTCTTCACTCCAACGGGTACTCGCTCGTCCGGCACGTGGTCTTCGACCGCGCCGGGATGACCCTCGACCAGCAGGTCGAGGAGCTCGGCCGGACGCTCGGCGAGGAGCTCCTGGAGCCCACCAAGATCTACTCGCTGGACTGCCTGGCCCTCACCCGGACCACGGACGTCCACGCGTACAGCCACATCACCGGTGGCGGTCTCGCCGCCAACCTGGCCCGGGTGATCCCGGACGGCCTGCACGCCACGGTCGACCGTTCCACCTGGACCCCGGGCGCGATCTTCGACCTGGTCGGCAAGGCCGGTCAGGTGGAGCGCCTGGAGCTGGAGAAGACGCTGAACATGGGCGTCGGCATGATGGCCGTCGTGCCGGCCGACTCCGTGGACGTGGCCCTGACGACCCTCGCGGACCGCGGGGTCGAGGCCTGGGTCGCGGGCGAGATCACCGAGCGCGGCGCGCACACGACCGGCGCGGAGCTGGTCGGGGACTACGCGAAGTAG
- the purF gene encoding amidophosphoribosyltransferase: MPRGDGRLNHDLLPGEKGPQDACGVFGVWAPGEEVAKLTYFGLYALQHRGQESAGIAVSNGSQILVFKDMGLVSQVFDETSLGSLQGHIAVGHARYSTTGASVWENAQPTFRATAHGSIALGHNGNLVNTAQLAEMVADLPKKEGRSTRVAATNDTDLLTALLAAQVDEDGTPLTIEQAAAKVLPDVRGAFSLVFMDEHTLYAARDPQGIRPLVLGRLERGWVVASESAALDICGASYVREVEPGEMIAIDENGIRTSRFAEAKPKGCVFEYVYLARPDTDIAGRNVYLSRVEMGRRLAKEAPVEADLVIATPESGTPAAIGYAEASGIPFGAGLVKNAYVGRTFIQPSQTIRQLGIRLKLNPLKEVIKGKRLVVVDDSIVRGNTQRALVRMLREAGAAEIHIRISSPPVKWPCFFGIDFATRAELIANGMSIDEIGKSLGADSLSYISLEGMIEATTIQKPNLCRACFDGEYPMELPDPELLGKQLLETELAAGPAATAASDALRRP, translated from the coding sequence GTGCCACGTGGTGACGGTCGACTCAATCACGACTTGCTCCCCGGAGAGAAAGGCCCCCAGGACGCTTGTGGCGTCTTCGGTGTCTGGGCTCCGGGTGAAGAGGTCGCAAAGCTCACGTACTTCGGGCTCTACGCCCTCCAGCATCGGGGCCAGGAATCCGCGGGTATCGCGGTTAGCAACGGCTCCCAGATCCTCGTCTTCAAGGACATGGGCCTCGTGTCCCAGGTCTTCGACGAGACCTCTCTCGGCTCCCTCCAAGGTCATATCGCGGTCGGTCACGCCCGCTACTCGACCACCGGGGCGTCCGTGTGGGAGAACGCGCAGCCGACGTTCAGGGCGACCGCCCACGGCTCGATCGCGCTCGGCCACAACGGCAACCTGGTGAACACGGCGCAGCTCGCCGAGATGGTCGCCGACCTTCCCAAGAAGGAAGGCCGCTCGACCCGGGTGGCCGCGACCAACGACACAGACCTGCTCACCGCGCTCCTCGCGGCCCAGGTCGACGAGGACGGCACGCCGCTCACCATCGAGCAGGCCGCCGCGAAGGTCCTCCCCGACGTCCGGGGCGCCTTCTCCCTCGTCTTCATGGACGAGCACACGCTCTACGCGGCCCGTGACCCGCAGGGCATCCGCCCGCTGGTCCTCGGCCGTCTCGAGCGCGGCTGGGTCGTCGCCTCCGAGTCCGCCGCCCTCGACATCTGCGGCGCCAGCTATGTCCGCGAGGTCGAGCCGGGCGAGATGATCGCGATCGACGAGAACGGCATCCGTACCTCGCGATTCGCGGAAGCGAAGCCCAAGGGCTGTGTCTTCGAGTACGTGTACCTGGCTCGCCCCGACACCGACATCGCCGGGCGGAACGTCTACCTCTCCCGTGTGGAGATGGGCCGCCGCCTCGCGAAGGAGGCGCCCGTCGAGGCCGACCTGGTCATAGCGACTCCGGAGTCGGGCACCCCGGCCGCCATCGGCTACGCCGAGGCCTCGGGCATCCCCTTCGGCGCGGGCCTGGTGAAGAACGCCTACGTCGGGCGCACCTTCATCCAGCCCTCCCAGACCATCCGGCAGCTCGGCATCCGGCTGAAGCTGAACCCGCTCAAGGAAGTCATCAAGGGCAAGCGCCTGGTGGTCGTCGACGACTCGATCGTCCGCGGCAACACCCAGCGCGCGCTCGTCCGGATGCTCCGCGAGGCCGGCGCGGCCGAGATCCACATCCGGATCTCCTCGCCGCCGGTGAAATGGCCCTGCTTCTTCGGCATCGACTTCGCCACCCGCGCGGAGCTGATCGCCAACGGCATGTCGATCGACGAGATCGGCAAGTCGCTCGGGGCGGATTCGCTCTCGTACATCTCCCTGGAGGGGATGATCGAGGCGACCACCATCCAGAAGCCGAACCTCTGCCGTGCCTGCTTCGACGGCGAGTACCCGATGGAGCTCCCGGACCCCGAGCTCCTCGGCAAGCAGCTCCTGGAGACCGAGCTGGCCGCGGGACCGGCCGCGACCGCGGCCTCCGACGCCCTGCGCCGCCCGTAA
- a CDS encoding META domain-containing protein translates to MPKPRALAALVPLLLLAASATACGTDGGPGAGQAGTVDPALPVSGTHWSVKAVTVDGRRSTAPADARVEFKEDGRAQGNTGCNHFGATVGVQGDTLTVTQDEITAIGCPGDRERFEKALITAFSGELKGTIKGERFTLASADGRNGLELTTEPGAPLRGTTWKIASLVSGTTAASLPAGSGGKARIVIGEDGRVTGNLGCNNFSATARVDGTTLTVEGPAATTRMMCASPEMELETKLYELLDGPLTYRLDHRTLTLTDPSGEGLTATAAR, encoded by the coding sequence ATGCCGAAGCCACGCGCCCTCGCCGCCCTGGTCCCGCTCCTCCTCCTCGCTGCCTCCGCCACCGCCTGCGGTACGGACGGGGGCCCCGGCGCCGGTCAGGCCGGGACCGTCGACCCCGCCCTGCCCGTCAGCGGTACGCACTGGTCGGTCAAGGCCGTGACGGTCGACGGGCGCAGGTCGACGGCCCCCGCCGACGCGCGCGTCGAGTTCAAGGAGGACGGCCGGGCCCAGGGGAACACCGGCTGCAACCACTTCGGCGCCACCGTCGGCGTGCAGGGCGACACCCTCACCGTCACCCAGGACGAGATCACCGCGATCGGCTGCCCCGGAGACCGGGAGCGCTTCGAGAAGGCGCTGATCACGGCCTTCTCGGGCGAGCTCAAGGGCACGATCAAGGGGGAGCGGTTCACCCTCGCTTCCGCCGACGGCCGGAACGGCCTCGAACTGACCACGGAGCCGGGCGCCCCGCTGCGCGGCACCACCTGGAAGATCGCCTCGCTCGTCTCCGGCACGACGGCCGCCTCCCTGCCCGCCGGCAGCGGCGGCAAGGCGCGGATCGTCATCGGCGAGGACGGCCGGGTCACCGGCAATCTGGGCTGCAACAACTTCTCCGCGACCGCCCGGGTCGACGGCACCACCCTCACCGTCGAGGGCCCGGCGGCCACCACCCGCATGATGTGCGCGAGCCCGGAGATGGAGCTGGAGACGAAGCTGTACGAGCTCCTCGACGGCCCGCTCACCTACCGCCTCGACCACCGGACGCTGACCCTCACGGACCCCTCGGGAGAGGGCCTCACGGCCACGGCGGCCCGCTAG
- a CDS encoding maleylpyruvate isomerase family mycothiol-dependent enzyme has product MPPAKKRTRSYDSTKTRAAVLAQFRNVQEGVTALTPEQLAAPTRLGEWTVRELAAHVTMALGAVARHLGEPEPARRELALVDWPMATVTAAARIDTDTRAIDTSDLPGLYERTAALYEERVAEAADGRLVGARLGAMTLADFLVTRTLELVVHTDDLNAATGAGIPYDRQALAACVRLLADALATKAPGGAVEVRIPPYAVVQCVEGPRHTRGTPPNVVETDPLTWIRLATGRAEWAAEKEAAHISASGERADLSAVLPVLS; this is encoded by the coding sequence ATGCCACCGGCCAAGAAGCGCACCCGCAGCTACGACTCCACCAAGACTCGGGCCGCCGTCCTCGCCCAGTTCCGGAACGTACAAGAGGGGGTCACGGCTCTCACGCCCGAGCAGCTGGCCGCGCCGACGCGGCTGGGGGAGTGGACCGTGCGGGAGCTCGCGGCCCACGTGACGATGGCCCTGGGCGCCGTCGCCCGGCACCTCGGCGAGCCCGAGCCGGCGCGCCGGGAACTGGCCCTGGTCGACTGGCCCATGGCCACGGTCACCGCCGCCGCGCGGATCGACACGGACACGCGGGCGATCGACACGAGTGATCTTCCCGGGCTGTACGAGCGGACGGCCGCCCTGTACGAGGAGCGGGTCGCGGAGGCCGCCGACGGACGGCTGGTCGGGGCCCGGCTCGGCGCCATGACCCTCGCCGACTTCCTGGTCACCCGGACCCTCGAACTGGTCGTCCACACCGACGACCTGAACGCGGCGACCGGCGCCGGCATCCCGTACGACCGGCAGGCCCTCGCCGCCTGCGTCCGGCTGCTCGCCGACGCCCTCGCGACGAAGGCACCCGGGGGCGCGGTCGAGGTGCGGATCCCGCCGTACGCGGTCGTGCAGTGCGTGGAGGGCCCCCGGCACACCCGGGGCACCCCGCCCAACGTCGTCGAGACGGACCCGCTGACCTGGATCAGGCTCGCGACGGGCCGCGCCGAGTGGGCGGCGGAGAAGGAGGCCGCCCACATCAGCGCGAGCGGCGAGCGTGCGGACCTGTCGGCCGTCCTGCCGGTCCTCTCCTAG